Proteins encoded by one window of Sulfurospirillum barnesii SES-3:
- a CDS encoding NAD-dependent epimerase/dehydratase family protein, which yields MKHHVLVTGASEFIGGYFTTHYSATYNISFCSFHQENLDALALGGISTILHLSAIVHQPNATQALCNEFNVSKTVNLALKAKEAGVKQFVFMSTIAVYDTSLTFLNEDSLLNPATFYGQSKLEAEKQLLALEDEHFKVSIIRPPMVYGANAPGNIKSLMKLIDKVPILPFGGIMNQRSFVYVGNLCAMIDCIMKQRQSGIFLASDDAPLSTTQLIEHIARAKNKKKYLLHVKLFEYMLRWLKPSLYQRLFCDLVVDNSQTKATLDFKNPYRVEEGIRLMIEGEKE from the coding sequence ATGAAGCATCACGTATTAGTAACGGGGGCATCAGAATTTATAGGTGGCTACTTTACAACGCATTATAGCGCTACTTACAATATATCTTTTTGTTCCTTTCACCAAGAAAATTTGGATGCATTAGCATTAGGTGGGATTAGTACTATTCTTCATCTTTCTGCAATTGTGCATCAACCCAATGCAACACAAGCTTTATGCAATGAATTCAATGTCTCTAAAACAGTAAATCTTGCATTAAAAGCAAAAGAAGCAGGTGTCAAACAGTTCGTTTTTATGAGTACGATTGCTGTTTATGATACCTCTTTGACATTTTTAAACGAAGATTCACTCCTTAACCCTGCAACATTTTACGGTCAAAGTAAATTGGAAGCTGAGAAACAGTTATTGGCTTTGGAAGATGAACACTTTAAGGTTTCTATTATTCGTCCACCTATGGTCTATGGTGCAAATGCACCTGGTAATATTAAGAGCTTAATGAAACTCATCGATAAAGTACCTATATTGCCTTTTGGTGGCATTATGAATCAACGCAGTTTTGTGTATGTGGGCAATTTGTGTGCCATGATAGATTGCATTATGAAGCAGCGACAAAGTGGTATTTTTTTGGCGAGTGATGATGCACCACTTTCTACAACGCAGTTGATTGAACACATTGCAAGGGCTAAAAATAAAAAAAAATACCTTTTACATGTAAAGCTTTTTGAGTACATGCTTCGATGGTTAAAGCCCTCACTGTATCAGCGGTTATTTTGTGATTTGGTCGTGGATAATTCTCAAACAAAAGCGACATTAGATTTTAAAAATCCATACAGAGTTGAAGAAGGGATTAGGCTTATGATTGAAGGTGAAAAAGAATGA
- a CDS encoding MraY family glycosyltransferase, which produces MIYVLAFFVSFLLTYGIRFVALKKSLLAEVTERSSHTVPTPHGGGIAIALTWFLGLLYFFTCKEIEPSLFYALMCGSVLSFVSYIDDVYELSPKVRLVVQALVSIAGLYTLGGLNHIDFGFLVLDNSLFCNIVAFLGIMWCINLYNFLDGIDGYAGSEAIFLTFAGWLIFGGEHFLILMVSVAGFLVWNWHKAKIFMGDVGSTLLGYTVSIFALYDQNNGVSIFVWLILFGLFWFDATLTLLRRYKNKERLSKAHRKHAYQRAVQSGLRHDKVVLLGMGINLVLLILGYSAFYFQEFTMAFFILALVFLYAIVKWVDCHKKFE; this is translated from the coding sequence ATGATATATGTTCTTGCGTTTTTTGTTTCATTTCTTTTGACGTATGGTATTCGTTTTGTTGCATTAAAAAAATCTCTCTTGGCTGAGGTAACTGAGCGTAGCTCGCACACGGTACCAACACCGCATGGCGGTGGTATTGCAATAGCTTTAACATGGTTTTTGGGACTTCTTTATTTTTTTACATGTAAAGAGATAGAACCCTCTTTATTTTATGCACTTATGTGTGGTAGTGTGCTCTCTTTTGTAAGTTATATAGATGATGTATATGAATTATCACCCAAAGTAAGGCTTGTTGTTCAGGCTTTGGTTAGTATTGCAGGGCTTTATACATTAGGTGGGCTCAATCATATTGATTTTGGATTTTTGGTACTTGATAATTCATTGTTTTGCAATATAGTGGCTTTTTTGGGAATTATGTGGTGTATCAATCTCTATAATTTTTTAGATGGCATTGATGGTTATGCTGGAAGTGAAGCCATTTTTTTAACGTTTGCAGGATGGTTAATATTTGGTGGAGAACATTTTTTGATTTTAATGGTTTCTGTGGCTGGTTTTTTAGTATGGAATTGGCATAAAGCAAAAATTTTTATGGGCGACGTCGGAAGTACGCTTTTAGGGTACACCGTTTCTATTTTTGCTCTTTATGATCAAAATAATGGAGTTTCTATTTTTGTGTGGCTTATTCTTTTTGGGCTCTTTTGGTTTGATGCAACACTGACCCTTTTAAGACGTTATAAAAACAAAGAGCGTTTAAGCAAAGCCCATCGAAAACATGCCTACCAAAGAGCAGTCCAAAGTGGCTTAAGGCATGATAAAGTCGTACTTTTAGGCATGGGTATCAATCTTGTTTTATTGATTCTAGGGTATAGTGCTTTTTACTTTCAAGAATTCACAATGGCTTTTTTTATACTTGCATTGGTTTTTTTATATGCAATCGTAAAATGGGTTGATTGTCACAAGAAGTTTGAGTAA
- a CDS encoding glycosyltransferase family 2 protein: protein MELVSIITPSYNSELFISQTIESVLSQTYQNWEMIIVDDVSPDKSNDIVEEYSQRDSRIKLIRLEKNSGPAIARNTAIETAQGRYIAFLDADDVWLPEKLQKQIAFMQEKHLDFTYCSYVLIDEIGNHCGQTLAPEKLNYTAMLSSNKIGCLTAIYDTKKLGKIYMPDILKRQDYGLWLKIFKIIGTTQGLLEPLAVYRIRKNSVSSNKLALVKYHYILFREHEKLSIFKSFYYVGVNIMSKFLQKRL from the coding sequence ATGGAACTTGTTTCAATAATAACCCCATCTTATAATTCAGAACTTTTTATATCTCAAACGATTGAGTCAGTATTGTCTCAAACCTATCAAAATTGGGAAATGATTATAGTTGATGATGTTTCACCTGATAAATCAAATGATATTGTAGAAGAATATTCTCAAAGAGATAGTCGCATAAAGCTTATAAGATTAGAAAAAAACAGTGGTCCAGCTATTGCTCGAAACACGGCGATAGAAACAGCACAAGGAAGGTACATTGCTTTTTTGGATGCCGATGATGTATGGTTGCCTGAAAAGTTACAAAAGCAAATAGCCTTTATGCAAGAGAAGCATCTTGATTTTACCTATTGTTCTTATGTGCTGATTGATGAGATAGGTAATCATTGTGGCCAAACTCTAGCACCAGAAAAGCTTAACTATACAGCTATGCTTTCTTCAAATAAAATTGGCTGTCTCACTGCTATATACGATACCAAAAAACTGGGAAAAATCTATATGCCTGATATTTTAAAACGGCAAGACTATGGCTTATGGTTAAAAATTTTCAAAATAATTGGGACAACACAGGGACTACTTGAGCCCTTAGCAGTTTATCGTATTCGTAAGAATTCAGTTTCAAGTAATAAATTAGCGTTAGTCAAGTATCATTATATACTTTTTAGAGAGCATGAAAAGCTTTCAATTTTTAAATCATTTTACTATGTGGGTGTGAATATCATGAGTAAATTCTTGCAGAAGCGATTATGA